GCCGTCGCCGAGCCGCTTGTAGTCCTGTGCCGGGTCGAGCGGGACGACGGTGTCGCCGTCGCTGACGCAGAACAGCGACACCTCCGGTCCGTCGAGGTACTCCTCGACGACCACCGCGCCGTCCGGGCGGTCCAGGTACGACAGCCCGTGGTCGCGCGCCGCCGCGAGGTCGTCGGTGACGAGGACCCCCTTGCCGGCGGCGAGCCCGTCGGCCTTGACGACGTAGGGCGCTCCGAACGCGTCGAGGGCGTCGTCGAGCTGGGCGCCGGTGGTGCACACGTGCGCCATGGCGGTCGGCACGCCGGACGCGGCCATCACCTCCTTGGCGAAGGCCTTCGACCCCTCCAGGCGAGCGGCCGGGGCGCTGGGCCCGAAGCAGGCAATCCCACGCTCCCGGACGACGTCCGCGACCCCGGCGACGAGCGGCGCCTCGGGACCGACGACGACGAGGTCGGCCGCTTCCTCCTGTGCCAGCGCGGCCACGGCCGCACCGTCGGCCGGGTGCACGTCGCGGCACCGCGCGACCTGGGCGATACCGGGGTTGCCGGGGGCCGCGACGACGGCGTCCACCTGCGGGTCGAGGCCGAGAGCTCGGACGAGGGCGTGCTCGCGGGCACCTGACCCGACGACGAGGACCTTCACGCCGGCGAACCTACCGCCGACGGGTCAGACGGCCTCGCCGTCCCGGCGCAGCGCGCCGCGGGCCGCCACGACGTCCCGGAGCCGTTGCAGGTCCCGCTCCGCCATCCAGTCGTCCCGGCCGCCGAGGTCGACGACCCCGTCGAGCAGGTCGAGCGGCTTGACGTCGACGACGAGGTCGACCTGGGTCCGGTCCTCGGTCACCGGCGTCAGCCGGATCGTCCCGTCGAACGGGGTGCCGGCCAGGTGCCGCCAGGAGAAGCGGTGCTCCTGGGGATCGACCGAGACGACGACGTCGCAGGTGCCGGGACGCCGTCCGAACGTCACCTGCCAGCGGTAACGGTGGTAGCCGAGCGGCTCCACGGCCTCCAGTCCCTCGAGGAACTGCGGCCAGTTGCCGACGTCGTGGAGCCAGGAGTAGAGGTCGTCCACCCCGATCGGGACGACGAGTCGTGCGCGACTGCTCACGGTGACCACCTCCAGCGGGAGGGGCGCGGCGCCCTCTGCATCCACGCTACGCCGCAGGCGCGCAG
This DNA window, taken from Kineosporiaceae bacterium SCSIO 59966, encodes the following:
- the purD gene encoding phosphoribosylamine--glycine ligase yields the protein MKVLVVGSGAREHALVRALGLDPQVDAVVAAPGNPGIAQVARCRDVHPADGAAVAALAQEEAADLVVVGPEAPLVAGVADVVRERGIACFGPSAPAARLEGSKAFAKEVMAASGVPTAMAHVCTTGAQLDDALDAFGAPYVVKADGLAAGKGVLVTDDLAAARDHGLSYLDRPDGAVVVEEYLDGPEVSLFCVSDGDTVVPLDPAQDYKRLGDGDTGPNTGGMGAYSPLPWAPESLVDDVVERVAQPVVDEMRRRGTPFTGLLYCGLALTSRGLRVVEFNVRFGDPETQVVLARLASPLGVVLHAAATGGLADLGPLRWHDEAAVTVVLAAAGYPGAVRTGDVVDGVDDAAALDGVHVLHAGTATDAQGRLVTAGGRVLSVVGVGADLEEARRRAYAGADLITWDGVQLRRDIALPR